CCGCTGCACAGCATAAAACGATGTTCTTCATAGTCAGCCTCAATGTACATGTGTTTATTGATAATTATCCTGCACCGTCCGCTTCGACAACCGCGTTACCGCGATTGTGTGTGAGTCATCACAAAGAAACCTGCATTTTCTGAAACCGGTTACAACTGTAACAGCATGGGGAAAGGCAGGGCGAAACGAGGAAGAAGCTTTCCGCCCTGGTCAGCATCCCCTGCTGACGAAATAAGCGTAAAAAAAACGGGCGCGTTATGACAATGGCCCGTTGATAAGGTTACGTGACGCCTCGTAATAACTTCTCTGCGTTACCGCTTTTTTCAGCCATGTTGCGAGGCGCGTCCCAGCCAGCTGTCCCAGTCTTTCCAGACGGGCTGCAATCCCTGATGGCTGAGCGCTGCGGCAACGTCTTCCGGACGGCGGTTGTCGTGCGGCGCAAACTGCTCCAGCTCGGGATGGTCATCGGCATAGCCGCCAGGCTGAGTTTTTGAAAATGCGCTGACGTTGTTGATGGCCAGAGGAATGACGCGATCGCGAAACGCGGGAGATTCCCGGGTCGACAGCGACAGCTCCACCTCCTGTGCCAGCAGACGAAACGCGCAGATGGTCTGCACCAGCTGGCGTTCATCCATGATCGACGCGGGCTGGATCCCTCCGGCGCAGGGGCGCAGCCGGGGAAAAGAGATCGAGTACCGGCTCTGCCAGTAGTGCTGCTGTAGCCACAGCAGATGCTCCGCCACCATAAAGTTATCCACCCGCCAGCTGTCAGAAAGCCCGGTCAGCGCCCCGAGGCCGATCTTGTCGATCCCGGCGCGGCCCAGCCGATCCGGGGTCTCCAGCCGCCAGAAGAAGTCCTGTTTTTTACCTTTCAGATGGTGCCGGGCATACACCGCTTCGTGGTAGGTCTCCTGATAGACCAGCACGCCATCCAGCCCCAGCGTTTTCAGCTCGCCATACTCTGCCTCTGAAAGCGGTTGAACTTCCATCTGTAAAGAGGCGAACCGGCGGCGAATGGCTGGCATATGACGGCGAAAATAGTCCATCCCGACTTTAGTCTGATGTTCGCCGGTGACCAGCAACAGATGCTCAAAACCCATCTCGCGGATCGCGGTGCACTCCCGGGCAATCTCGTTTTCATCCAGCGTTTTGCGCTTGATGTGGTTGCTCATTGAGAAGCCACAGTAGGTGCAGTCGTTGGCGCACAGATTGGAGAGATAGAGCGGGACATAAAAGCTCACCGTGTTGCCAAAGCGCTGGCGGGTAAGGCGCTGCGCCCGCTGCGCCATCTGCTCCAGATAGCCGCTGGCGGCAGGGGAGAGCAGGGCCATCATATCCTCCCGGGTCGGCTGACGGGCGTTTAATGCCCGCTCCACGTCCACAGGCGTTTTTGCGTTGATGCGCAGGCGAATATCGTCCCAGTCGAGCTGGCGCCAGCGATCGGTAAAGGTTTTCATGATAACGCCTCCAGAAACCCGGTTAACGGGCTGGTGGCATGGGCTTCAACGCTCCGGGCGCCGGGACCAGACTGGCGAGCCAGTAGGCCAGCCTCTACCGCCAGACGAAACGCCCGCGCCATGGTGACCGGATCGTCCGCGACCGCCATGGCGGTATTCACCAGCACGGCGTCGGCGCCCATTTCCAGCGCCTGAGCGGCATGGCTGGGCACGCCGATCCCGGCATCCACGATCACCGGCACGGTCGCCTGCTGGATGATAATCTCCAGCATCGCCCGGGTTTCCAGCCCCTGATTGGAGCCTATCGGCGCGCCGAGGGGCATTACCGCCGCACAGCCAGCCTCTTCTAGCCGCTTGCACAGCACCGGATCGGCACCACAGTAGGGCAACACCGTGAACCCTTCTTTAACCAGTATCTCCGCCGCTCTCAGCGTCTCGATGGGATCGGGCAGCAGCCAGCGGGCATCGGGATGGATCTCCAGCTTGAGCCAGTGCGTGCCCAGCGCCTCGCGCGCCAGCCGGGCAGCGAACACCGCCTCTTCCGCAGTTTTGGCCCCGGAGGTGTTGGGCAGCAGGCTCACGCCCGCGTCCAGCAGCGGTGCCAGGATAGCGTCGTTGTGATTACGCAGATCGACCCGCTTCATAGCCAGCGTCACCAGCTGGCTGCCGCTCTCCCGGATCGCGCCTACCATCAGCTGCGGCGAGGCAAATTTGCCGGTACCGGTAAACAGATGTGAATCAAAGGTTTTATCAGCAATACGTAACATCTCAGCCTCCGGCAATCACCTGAAAGAGCAGGATCTGATCGCCTTCGCGTACCTGCTGTTTTTCCCACTGCTCGCGCGGCAGGATCTGTTGATTCAGGGCCAGCGCGACCCCGGGTTTTAACTGGCGCAGCTGGGAGAGCAGGGTGGCGACGGTGATGCCTTCCACGCACTGCATCGGTTCGTCGTTAAACTGGATCCGCATGCTGCCCCCCACATACCTGACAGCCGCTGGCGCGCTGCAAAGCCAGCTGCCGCCAGCTTCCTGCCCGGGCGTCGAACAGACGTAGCGCATTGCGCGGGGCCTCGATGCCGCTGAGCAGCTTGATCGCCTCCAGCGCCTGCAGGGTGCCCATCACGCC
This DNA window, taken from Leclercia adecarboxylata, encodes the following:
- the thiG gene encoding thiazole synthase, coding for MLRIADKTFDSHLFTGTGKFASPQLMVGAIRESGSQLVTLAMKRVDLRNHNDAILAPLLDAGVSLLPNTSGAKTAEEAVFAARLAREALGTHWLKLEIHPDARWLLPDPIETLRAAEILVKEGFTVLPYCGADPVLCKRLEEAGCAAVMPLGAPIGSNQGLETRAMLEIIIQQATVPVIVDAGIGVPSHAAQALEMGADAVLVNTAMAVADDPVTMARAFRLAVEAGLLARQSGPGARSVEAHATSPLTGFLEALS
- the thiS gene encoding sulfur carrier protein ThiS yields the protein MRIQFNDEPMQCVEGITVATLLSQLRQLKPGVALALNQQILPREQWEKQQVREGDQILLFQVIAGG
- the thiH gene encoding 2-iminoacetate synthase ThiH, with amino-acid sequence MKTFTDRWRQLDWDDIRLRINAKTPVDVERALNARQPTREDMMALLSPAASGYLEQMAQRAQRLTRQRFGNTVSFYVPLYLSNLCANDCTYCGFSMSNHIKRKTLDENEIARECTAIREMGFEHLLLVTGEHQTKVGMDYFRRHMPAIRRRFASLQMEVQPLSEAEYGELKTLGLDGVLVYQETYHEAVYARHHLKGKKQDFFWRLETPDRLGRAGIDKIGLGALTGLSDSWRVDNFMVAEHLLWLQQHYWQSRYSISFPRLRPCAGGIQPASIMDERQLVQTICAFRLLAQEVELSLSTRESPAFRDRVIPLAINNVSAFSKTQPGGYADDHPELEQFAPHDNRRPEDVAAALSHQGLQPVWKDWDSWLGRASQHG